A part of Mycolicibacterium sp. TUM20985 genomic DNA contains:
- a CDS encoding lytic transglycosylase domain-containing protein, with translation MRTPAFGVAVIAPLVLVLAVGASAPAPRHAVADDGITPLAAVARTGDDAGVVVIAAPKAPTPFRFAIANLSAPPPSIVVSSPGSLRIPAIALSAYRNAERMMATAYPGCGVSWNLLAGIGRIESVHANGGATDPQGTPVQGIFGPSLDGTLAGNEVIVQSVQAGRVTYARAMGPMQFLPGTWARYASDANGDGKADIQNLYDASLGAARYLCSGNLNLRDRSQVLSAILRYNNSMAYAQNVLGWAAAYATGVVPVNLPPIGAAPPIGDTHLVANPEGLGPGIGLPANDPLASLALADVNGANQLGLPPGPGAGVPAAPQQNCQVFCLTPQAPVAPQQNCQVFCLTPQPVAAPLPEAPPALRLPAPLFPAPPFPPPAEASPPLPPVGPVPGPVN, from the coding sequence ATGCGCACGCCTGCCTTCGGGGTTGCGGTAATCGCTCCGCTGGTCCTGGTGCTGGCGGTGGGTGCGTCGGCTCCGGCGCCGAGGCATGCCGTCGCCGACGACGGCATCACCCCGCTGGCTGCGGTGGCCAGGACCGGTGACGACGCAGGCGTGGTCGTCATCGCGGCCCCCAAAGCACCGACCCCTTTTCGCTTCGCCATCGCCAACCTGTCCGCTCCTCCACCGTCGATCGTCGTGAGTTCGCCTGGCAGCCTTCGCATTCCGGCCATTGCACTGAGTGCCTACCGCAATGCCGAGCGCATGATGGCCACGGCGTATCCCGGCTGCGGGGTCAGCTGGAACCTGTTGGCGGGTATCGGTCGCATCGAGTCGGTGCACGCCAACGGCGGCGCCACCGACCCGCAGGGCACGCCGGTTCAGGGCATCTTCGGTCCCTCGCTCGACGGCACCCTCGCGGGCAACGAGGTCATCGTGCAGAGCGTCCAGGCGGGCCGTGTCACCTACGCCAGGGCAATGGGCCCAATGCAGTTCCTGCCCGGCACGTGGGCCCGGTATGCGTCGGACGCCAACGGCGACGGCAAGGCCGACATCCAGAACCTGTACGACGCGTCGCTGGGCGCCGCCCGGTATCTGTGCAGCGGCAATCTGAACCTGCGCGACCGCTCGCAGGTGCTGTCGGCGATCCTGCGCTACAACAACTCGATGGCTTACGCGCAGAACGTGCTTGGCTGGGCGGCCGCCTACGCCACGGGGGTCGTGCCGGTCAATCTCCCGCCGATCGGGGCTGCCCCGCCGATCGGGGACACCCACCTCGTCGCCAACCCGGAGGGTCTTGGCCCCGGCATCGGGCTGCCCGCCAACGACCCGCTCGCCTCGCTGGCGCTGGCGGACGTGAACGGCGCCAACCAGCTGGGCCTCCCGCCGGGCCCCGGCGCGGGCGTTCCGGCTGCACCCCAACAGAATTGCCAGGTCTTCTGTCTGACGCCACAAGCTCCGGTGGCGCCGCAGCAGAATTGCCAGGTCTTCTGCCTGACCCCGCAGCCGGTGGCCGCTCCACTGCCCGAGGCGCCACCCGCTCTGCGGCTCCCGGCCCCGCTCTTCCCGGCCCCCCCGTTCCCGCCGCCGGCGGAGGCTTCGCCGCCGTTGCCCCCGGTAGGCCCGGTGCCCGGTCCAGTCAACTGA
- a CDS encoding DUF1003 domain-containing protein translates to MSDLSSRQRLDTPRTRRRRFTPRVDIEAVGRVSESIARFLGTGRYLAMQTVLVIVWIALNVFAVSLQWDPYPFILLNLAFSTQAAYAAPLILLAQNRQENRDKVSLEEDRRRAEQTKADTEYLAREIAALRIAVGEVVTRDYLRRELEEVRELLDELRSRKPKKQTGSKTPRNWDEPV, encoded by the coding sequence GTGAGCGACCTGTCGTCGCGGCAGCGGCTCGACACCCCCAGGACGCGTCGCAGGCGGTTCACGCCGCGGGTGGACATCGAGGCCGTCGGCCGTGTCAGCGAGTCGATCGCGCGGTTCCTCGGCACCGGCCGCTACCTCGCCATGCAAACCGTCCTCGTGATCGTGTGGATCGCGTTGAACGTGTTCGCGGTCAGTCTGCAATGGGACCCGTACCCGTTCATCCTGCTGAATCTCGCGTTCTCCACCCAGGCGGCGTATGCCGCGCCTCTGATCCTGCTGGCGCAGAACCGTCAGGAGAACCGCGACAAGGTCTCGCTGGAGGAGGATCGGCGCAGGGCCGAGCAGACCAAGGCGGACACCGAGTACCTCGCGCGGGAAATCGCTGCGCTGCGCATCGCGGTCGGTGAGGTCGTCACCCGCGACTACCTCCGTCGCGAGCTCGAGGAAGTGCGTGAGTTGCTGGACGAATTGCGGTCCAGGAAGCCCAAGAAGCAGACGGGCTCCAAGACCCCGCGCAACTGGGATGAGCCCGTCTAG
- a CDS encoding magnesium transporter MgtE N-terminal domain-containing protein — translation MVAVNRVYAARLSGMLVLGPDGESIGRVRDVVISIGIGKQQPRVLGLVVELLTRRRIFVGLLRVTAIEPNAVTLTTANVSLRRFTQRPGEVLVFGQVLDTRVRVEDPELEELAGVDLVVVDLAIEQIRTRDWVVTRVAVRSHRRLGRRTAVHIVDWQNVTGLTHSAMALPGQGVAYLLAQFQGQRPIVVADAIRDLPAKRRHEVVNALDDERLADVLQELPESEQADLLERLEPERAADVLEAMDPDDAADLLGELGASAAEALLARMDPEDSEPVRRLLKHSPDTAGGLMTPEPVVLGSGTTVAEALARVRDPELTPALASLVFVVRPPTATPTGRYLGCVHLQRLLREPPAALVSGIMDSDLPSLDPETTLAAVTRYFAAYNLVCGPVVDDEKHLLGAVTVDDVLDHLLPHDWRARPEDPELPGPDELTETATSGQPS, via the coding sequence ATGGTGGCGGTGAACAGGGTCTATGCGGCCCGACTCTCGGGGATGTTGGTGCTCGGCCCCGACGGCGAGTCGATCGGACGTGTGCGTGATGTGGTGATCAGCATCGGTATCGGCAAACAACAACCGCGCGTCCTGGGGCTCGTCGTCGAGTTGCTCACGCGCCGAAGGATTTTCGTCGGCCTCCTGCGGGTCACGGCGATCGAACCGAATGCCGTGACACTCACCACCGCCAACGTGTCGCTGCGCCGCTTCACGCAGCGGCCAGGTGAGGTGCTGGTCTTCGGCCAGGTGCTCGACACCCGCGTGCGCGTGGAGGATCCAGAGCTCGAGGAACTCGCCGGCGTCGACCTCGTCGTCGTCGACCTCGCGATCGAGCAGATCCGCACCAGGGACTGGGTGGTGACCAGGGTCGCGGTTCGCAGCCACCGCAGGCTCGGCCGCCGCACGGCCGTCCACATCGTCGACTGGCAGAACGTGACCGGCCTCACCCATTCGGCGATGGCCTTGCCCGGCCAGGGCGTCGCCTACCTCTTGGCGCAGTTCCAGGGGCAGCGGCCCATCGTCGTCGCCGACGCCATCCGGGACCTGCCCGCCAAGCGTCGCCACGAGGTCGTCAACGCGCTCGACGACGAACGTCTCGCCGACGTCCTGCAGGAGCTTCCCGAGAGCGAACAGGCCGATCTGCTGGAACGGCTCGAACCCGAGCGCGCCGCCGACGTCCTCGAGGCCATGGATCCCGACGACGCGGCCGACCTGCTCGGCGAGTTGGGTGCCTCGGCGGCCGAGGCGCTGCTGGCGCGAATGGATCCCGAGGACTCCGAGCCGGTGCGGCGACTGCTGAAGCACTCCCCGGACACCGCGGGTGGCCTGATGACCCCGGAACCCGTCGTGCTCGGGTCGGGGACGACGGTGGCGGAGGCGTTGGCCCGGGTGCGGGACCCCGAGCTGACCCCGGCCCTCGCCTCGCTGGTCTTCGTCGTGCGGCCACCGACCGCCACTCCGACGGGTCGCTACCTCGGCTGCGTGCACCTGCAACGCCTGCTGCGCGAGCCGCCCGCAGCCCTGGTGAGCGGCATCATGGACTCCGATCTGCCGAGCCTCGATCCGGAGACGACGTTGGCCGCGGTGACGCGCTACTTCGCTGCCTACAACCTGGTCTGCGGCCCCGTGGTCGACGACGAGAAGCACCTGCTCGGTGCCGTCACCGTCGACGACGTCCTGGACCACCTGCTACCGCACGATTGGCGCGCCCGGCCGGAGGATCCCGAATTGCCCGGCCCGGATGAACTGACCGAAACGGCGACGTCCGGACAGCCGTCGTGA
- a CDS encoding HpcH/HpaI aldolase/citrate lyase family protein has translation MENRYRPRRTCLSVPGSNPKMIQKARGLAADQVFLDLEDSVAPDAKAEARVQVAAGLAETGWSGQLRGVRVNDWTTPWTHADVIEVVAAAGAHLDVVVLPKVTDVAHVHALDLLLTQLEHIHGLPVGRIGIEAQIENAQGLTNVDAIAAGPRVQALVLGPADMMASLNMRTLVVGEQPEGYDVGDAYHHVFMRILIAARAQGINAIDGPFLKVRDVEGFRRVAGRAAALGYDGKWVLHPDQIAAGNEIFSPRQDDYDHAELILEAYEWHTSRVGGARGAVMLGDEMIDEASRKMALVVAGKGRAAGMARTSAPFVPPGQ, from the coding sequence GTGGAGAATCGATATCGCCCCCGTCGAACCTGCCTTTCGGTTCCTGGCAGTAACCCGAAGATGATCCAGAAGGCACGTGGGCTGGCCGCGGATCAGGTGTTCCTCGATCTCGAGGACTCGGTGGCGCCAGATGCCAAGGCGGAAGCCCGCGTTCAGGTGGCGGCGGGCTTGGCCGAGACGGGGTGGAGCGGACAGTTGCGTGGCGTCCGGGTCAACGATTGGACGACGCCGTGGACGCACGCCGACGTCATCGAGGTGGTCGCAGCCGCGGGTGCCCACCTCGACGTAGTGGTGCTCCCGAAGGTGACCGACGTCGCCCACGTCCACGCCCTCGACCTACTGCTCACCCAACTCGAGCACATCCACGGTTTGCCGGTGGGGCGCATCGGCATCGAGGCGCAGATCGAGAACGCACAGGGACTGACCAACGTCGACGCCATCGCCGCGGGACCGCGGGTGCAGGCGCTGGTGCTCGGCCCCGCCGACATGATGGCGAGCCTGAACATGCGCACGCTCGTGGTCGGCGAGCAACCCGAGGGGTACGACGTCGGCGATGCCTACCACCACGTGTTCATGCGGATCCTGATCGCCGCGCGCGCCCAGGGCATCAACGCGATCGACGGCCCGTTCCTGAAGGTGCGCGACGTCGAGGGCTTCCGCCGGGTGGCCGGGCGCGCAGCGGCGCTGGGGTACGACGGCAAATGGGTCTTGCACCCGGATCAGATCGCGGCAGGCAACGAGATCTTCAGCCCCCGCCAGGACGACTACGACCACGCCGAACTGATCCTGGAAGCCTACGAATGGCACACGTCGCGGGTCGGTGGCGCCAGGGGTGCGGTGATGCTCGGTGACGAGATGATCGACGAGGCGAGTCGCAAGATGGCCCTGGTCGTCGCGGGCAAGGGCCGGGCCGCTGGGATGGCGCGCACCTCGGCCCCCTTCGTACCGCCCGGTCAGTAG
- a CDS encoding DUF4190 domain-containing protein: MSTGPEEPSRGQEFPPLEDSVPPDPHAPVDYPTEFAQPGYPPPAYPPPAYPQSGYPPPGLPPPGYPPPYAGGYGYGGYDPYAQVRPSGTNGKAIGSLVTSLAGLFFCGVPSVVGLILGVIAMRETKQTGQEGYGMALAGVIVGALSVVGWLLYVVVIIFFFAVASTSPPIGY, translated from the coding sequence GTGAGCACCGGGCCCGAAGAGCCGAGCCGCGGCCAGGAATTCCCGCCGCTCGAGGACTCCGTGCCACCGGATCCTCATGCGCCAGTGGACTATCCGACGGAGTTCGCCCAGCCCGGCTACCCACCGCCCGCCTACCCGCCGCCTGCCTACCCGCAGTCGGGGTACCCGCCACCCGGCCTGCCGCCACCGGGTTACCCGCCGCCCTACGCCGGCGGCTACGGCTACGGCGGCTATGACCCCTACGCCCAGGTTCGGCCGTCGGGTACCAACGGCAAGGCCATCGGCTCGCTCGTCACCTCACTGGCGGGACTGTTCTTCTGCGGCGTGCCCTCCGTCGTCGGGCTGATCCTCGGCGTCATCGCGATGCGCGAGACGAAGCAGACCGGTCAGGAGGGCTACGGCATGGCCCTGGCGGGCGTCATCGTCGGCGCACTCTCCGTGGTGGGGTGGCTGCTGTACGTCGTCGTCATCATCTTCTTCTTCGCGGTCGCATCCACGTCGCCGCCGATCGGCTACTGA
- a CDS encoding DUF4190 domain-containing protein, producing MIRPGSLPGDAAGQAMAPPAETMPQDAGSSPVSSRTNRTAIAALVSSVVCLFGLGSIIGIGLGVYALNQVAVTGENGRGLAVGGILVGAVTLLLSMIGIMMKLSAP from the coding sequence ATGATTCGTCCGGGCAGCCTTCCCGGTGATGCGGCAGGTCAGGCCATGGCACCGCCTGCCGAGACGATGCCGCAGGACGCAGGATCCTCCCCGGTCTCGAGCCGGACCAATCGAACGGCCATCGCCGCGTTGGTGTCGTCGGTGGTGTGCCTGTTCGGGCTCGGGTCGATCATCGGCATCGGACTCGGCGTCTACGCCCTGAATCAGGTCGCGGTGACGGGTGAGAACGGCCGCGGCCTGGCGGTCGGTGGAATCCTGGTCGGCGCCGTCACCCTGTTGTTGAGCATGATTGGAATCATGATGAAGCTGAGCGCGCCGTGA
- a CDS encoding general stress protein → MTNPLQNPGRAGQNPGRGGFAGLPTPPKGWPIGSYPTYAEAQRAVDYLSDQEFPVQQVTIVGVDLMQVERVTGRLTWPRVLGGGALTGAWLGLFIGLVLGFFGPSPWGALIAGLLAGVCFGLITSGLQYAMARGTRDFSSTMQLVAGRYDVLCDPQSAEQGRDLLARLTI, encoded by the coding sequence ATGACGAACCCACTTCAGAATCCAGGAAGAGCTGGACAGAATCCGGGGCGTGGTGGTTTTGCTGGGCTGCCGACTCCGCCGAAGGGTTGGCCGATCGGCTCGTATCCGACCTACGCCGAGGCGCAGCGCGCGGTGGACTACCTTTCGGATCAAGAGTTTCCGGTGCAGCAGGTGACGATCGTCGGCGTCGACCTGATGCAGGTCGAACGGGTGACCGGACGGCTCACGTGGCCGCGGGTGCTTGGAGGCGGCGCGTTGACCGGCGCGTGGCTGGGTCTGTTCATCGGGCTCGTGCTCGGCTTCTTCGGTCCCAGCCCGTGGGGCGCCCTCATCGCGGGTCTGCTGGCCGGTGTGTGCTTCGGACTCATCACGTCGGGATTGCAATACGCGATGGCGCGGGGCACAAGAGATTTCAGCTCGACGATGCAGCTGGTGGCCGGACGTTACGACGTGCTGTGCGACCCGCAGAGTGCCGAGCAGGGGCGAGACTTGCTGGCGCGCTTGACCATTTGA
- a CDS encoding ABC transporter substrate-binding protein, with product MRVGRLCAAALAGLTTASLVSACGGQSGGTVINYYTPANEMATFTAVAKRCNEQLGGRFTIKQISLPKGADDQRLQLARRLTGNDGSLDVMALDVVWTAEFAEAGWALPLSDDPAGEAEADARANTLPGPLKTAEWQDRLYAAPITTNTQLLWYRADLMESPPETWDAMVDEATRLHDAGKPSWIALQAKQYEGLVVWFNTLLVSAGGQVLSDDGKTVTLTDTPEHRAATVEALQIIKAVATAPGADPSITQTDEGTARLALEQGNAALEVNWPFVLPSMLENAVKGGVPYLPLDQRADLAGSIDDLGTFKPTDEQFDSAYDASKEVFGFANYPGVVPGEQARVTIGGLNLAVGKNTRHRAEAFEAIRCLRNVENQRYTSVEGGLPAVRASLYDDPEFQKKYPQYAIIREQLTNAAVRPATPVYQAVSTRISATLAPITAIDPEATADELADQVQKAIDGKGLIP from the coding sequence GTGCGCGTTGGGCGGCTATGCGCTGCGGCGTTGGCTGGGCTGACGACGGCGTCGCTGGTGTCGGCGTGCGGTGGCCAGAGCGGCGGCACCGTCATCAACTACTACACGCCAGCCAACGAGATGGCCACCTTCACCGCGGTGGCCAAGCGGTGCAACGAACAACTCGGCGGCCGGTTCACCATCAAGCAGATCAGCCTCCCCAAGGGTGCCGACGATCAGCGGCTGCAATTGGCGCGCAGGCTCACCGGGAACGACGGGTCCCTCGACGTGATGGCGCTCGACGTGGTGTGGACCGCCGAGTTCGCCGAGGCGGGTTGGGCCTTGCCGCTGTCGGACGATCCGGCTGGTGAAGCCGAGGCCGACGCGCGGGCGAACACGCTGCCCGGTCCGCTGAAGACCGCGGAGTGGCAGGACCGGTTGTATGCGGCACCAATCACCACGAACACCCAATTGCTCTGGTACCGCGCTGATTTGATGGAGTCGCCACCGGAAACCTGGGACGCGATGGTCGACGAGGCGACCCGGCTGCACGATGCGGGCAAGCCCAGCTGGATCGCCCTGCAGGCCAAGCAGTACGAAGGCCTGGTGGTGTGGTTCAACACGTTGCTCGTCAGTGCGGGTGGCCAGGTCCTCTCCGATGACGGCAAGACGGTCACGCTCACCGATACCCCGGAGCACCGTGCCGCAACGGTCGAGGCGCTGCAGATCATCAAGGCGGTGGCCACGGCACCTGGCGCAGACCCGTCGATCACCCAGACCGACGAGGGCACCGCCCGGTTGGCGCTGGAACAGGGCAACGCCGCCCTCGAGGTCAACTGGCCCTTCGTCCTGCCGTCGATGCTGGAGAACGCCGTGAAGGGCGGAGTGCCCTATCTGCCCCTCGACCAGCGGGCGGACCTCGCGGGCAGCATCGACGACCTGGGCACGTTCAAACCCACCGACGAACAGTTCGATTCGGCCTATGACGCCAGCAAGGAGGTGTTCGGTTTCGCGAACTATCCCGGCGTCGTCCCCGGCGAGCAGGCCAGGGTGACTATCGGCGGCCTCAACCTGGCGGTGGGCAAGAACACCCGGCACCGGGCCGAGGCCTTCGAGGCCATCCGCTGCCTGCGCAACGTCGAGAATCAGCGCTACACCTCCGTGGAAGGCGGACTGCCCGCGGTTCGCGCGTCGCTCTACGACGATCCCGAATTCCAGAAGAAGTACCCGCAGTACGCCATCATCCGAGAGCAGCTCACCAACGCGGCCGTGCGCCCGGCGACGCCGGTCTACCAGGCCGTGTCCACCCGGATCTCGGCGACGCTGGCCCCCATCACCGCGATCGACCCGGAAGCCACCGCCGACGAGCTCGCCGATCAGGTGCAGAAGGCCATCGACGGCAAGGGTCTGATCCCGTGA
- a CDS encoding carbohydrate ABC transporter permease → MRKRSSTDDRKSERRLAFWLVSPAVLLMLAVTAYPIVYAVWLSLQRYNLAAPDDTKFIWFENYATILTDRYWWTAFVVTFGITVVSVAIELVLGMALALVMHRTIFGRGVVRTAILIPYGIVTVAASYSWYYAWTPGTGYLANLLPTGAAPLTEQLPSLAIVVLAEVWKTTPFMALLLLAGLALVPQELLNAAQIDGAGPWQRLTRIILPLIKPAILVALLFRTLDAFRIFDNIYVLTGGANDTGSVSILGYDNLFKAFNLGLGSAISVLIFLTVAVIAFIYIKIFGASAPGAGEEVSR, encoded by the coding sequence TTGCGCAAGCGCTCGTCGACCGACGACCGAAAGTCGGAGCGGCGCCTGGCCTTCTGGCTCGTCAGCCCCGCCGTGCTGCTGATGCTGGCGGTGACCGCCTACCCGATCGTGTACGCCGTGTGGCTGAGCCTGCAGCGCTACAACCTCGCTGCACCCGACGACACCAAGTTCATCTGGTTCGAGAACTACGCGACCATCCTCACCGACCGATACTGGTGGACCGCCTTCGTCGTCACCTTCGGCATCACCGTCGTCTCGGTCGCGATCGAACTGGTCCTCGGGATGGCGCTCGCACTCGTGATGCACCGGACCATCTTCGGCAGGGGAGTCGTCCGCACGGCCATCCTGATTCCCTACGGCATCGTCACCGTGGCCGCGTCCTACAGCTGGTACTACGCTTGGACGCCGGGCACCGGGTACCTGGCCAACCTCCTGCCGACGGGGGCGGCGCCACTGACGGAGCAACTCCCGTCGCTGGCCATCGTGGTGCTCGCCGAGGTGTGGAAGACGACGCCGTTCATGGCGCTCCTCCTGCTGGCGGGGCTCGCGCTGGTACCGCAGGAGTTGTTGAACGCCGCCCAGATCGACGGCGCAGGTCCTTGGCAGCGGTTGACGAGGATCATCCTGCCGCTCATCAAGCCGGCGATCCTGGTGGCGCTGCTGTTCCGCACGCTGGACGCGTTCCGCATCTTCGACAACATCTACGTGCTGACCGGCGGCGCCAATGACACCGGGTCGGTGTCGATCCTGGGCTACGACAACCTCTTCAAGGCCTTCAACCTCGGGCTAGGTTCGGCGATCAGCGTGCTGATCTTCCTCACCGTCGCGGTGATCGCGTTCATCTACATCAAGATCTTCGGCGCCTCGGCGCCCGGTGCGGGCGAAGAGGTCTCGCGATGA
- a CDS encoding carbohydrate ABC transporter permease codes for MGGGRASGWAVVNAVVVIYALFPVLWILSLSLKPTSTVKDGNLIPSQITFDNYKAIFTGNIFTSALVNSIGIGLITTVIAVVVGGMAAYAIARLAFPGKRALVGVALLIAMFPQISLVTPLFNIERKIGLFDTWPGLIIPYITFALPLAIYTMSAFFKEIPWDLEKAAKMDGATPGQAFRKVIAPLAAPGIVTAAILVFIFAWNDLLLALSLTATERAITAPVAIANFTGSSQFEEPTGSIAAGAMVITVPIVIFVLIFQRRIVAGLTSGAVKG; via the coding sequence GTGGGTGGCGGTCGCGCCTCGGGCTGGGCCGTCGTCAACGCCGTGGTGGTGATCTACGCGCTGTTCCCCGTGCTGTGGATTCTGTCCTTGTCGCTGAAGCCGACGTCAACGGTGAAGGACGGCAACCTGATTCCGTCGCAGATCACCTTCGACAACTACAAGGCGATCTTCACCGGCAACATCTTCACCTCGGCGTTGGTCAACTCGATCGGCATCGGCCTGATCACCACGGTGATCGCCGTCGTCGTCGGAGGCATGGCCGCCTACGCGATCGCGCGCCTGGCGTTCCCCGGGAAGCGTGCGTTGGTCGGGGTGGCCTTGCTCATCGCCATGTTTCCCCAAATCTCGCTCGTGACTCCGCTTTTCAACATCGAACGCAAGATCGGCCTGTTCGACACCTGGCCCGGTCTCATCATTCCCTACATCACGTTCGCGCTGCCGTTGGCGATCTACACCATGTCGGCCTTCTTCAAGGAGATCCCGTGGGATCTGGAGAAGGCGGCCAAGATGGACGGGGCGACACCGGGTCAGGCGTTCCGCAAGGTGATCGCACCACTCGCGGCGCCCGGTATCGTCACCGCGGCCATCCTGGTCTTCATCTTCGCGTGGAACGATCTGCTTCTCGCCTTGTCCCTAACGGCGACCGAGCGGGCCATCACGGCGCCCGTGGCCATCGCGAACTTCACGGGCAGTTCGCAATTCGAGGAGCCGACCGGTTCGATTGCGGCGGGCGCAATGGTGATCACGGTGCCGATCGTCATCTTCGTACTAATCTTCCAACGACGGATCGTTGCCGGTCTGACGTCCGGAGCGGTGAAGGGGTAG
- a CDS encoding ABC transporter ATP-binding protein, whose amino-acid sequence MAEIVLDHVTKSYAGGAAAVKDLSITIADGEFVILVGPSGCGKSTTLNMIAGLEDISSGELRIGGDRVNEKAAKDRDIAMVFQSYALYPHMTVRQNIAFPLTLAKMSKADIATKVDETAKILDLTELLDRRPAQLSGGQRQRVAMGRAIIRNPKAFLMDEPLSNLDAKLRVQMRAEIARLQHRLGTTTVYVTHDQTEAMTLGDRVVVMLAGVVQQIGTPDELYHRPANLFVAGFIGSPSMNFFPASLTDVGVRLPFGDITLTTEVHDMLARHPEPANVIVGVRPEYLEDAALIDTYARIRALTFPVSVDLVESLGSDKYLHFRTEGGGARSAQLAELVTESGTSENQFVARVPAESKVLAGQTAELAFDTSKLTLFDADTGANLSIPPAP is encoded by the coding sequence ATGGCCGAGATCGTGTTGGACCACGTGACGAAGAGTTACGCAGGAGGCGCGGCGGCGGTGAAGGACCTGTCGATCACCATCGCCGACGGTGAATTCGTCATCCTCGTCGGACCGTCGGGGTGCGGGAAGTCGACCACCCTGAACATGATCGCCGGCCTCGAGGACATCAGCTCCGGCGAACTGCGGATCGGCGGCGACCGGGTCAACGAGAAGGCGGCCAAGGACCGCGACATCGCCATGGTGTTCCAGTCGTATGCGCTGTACCCGCACATGACCGTCCGGCAGAACATCGCGTTCCCGTTGACCCTGGCGAAGATGAGCAAGGCCGACATCGCGACGAAGGTCGACGAGACGGCCAAGATCCTCGACCTAACCGAACTGCTGGACCGCAGACCGGCTCAGCTATCGGGTGGACAGCGTCAGCGTGTGGCGATGGGGCGCGCAATCATCCGCAATCCCAAGGCCTTTCTGATGGATGAGCCATTGTCCAACCTGGACGCAAAGCTCAGAGTCCAGATGCGGGCTGAGATCGCGCGACTACAACACCGACTCGGCACCACGACCGTCTACGTCACCCACGACCAGACCGAGGCGATGACGCTCGGGGACCGCGTCGTCGTGATGCTGGCCGGTGTGGTGCAGCAGATCGGTACGCCCGACGAGCTGTACCACCGGCCGGCCAATCTGTTCGTCGCCGGCTTCATCGGGTCGCCGTCGATGAACTTCTTCCCCGCCTCCCTGACCGACGTCGGCGTGCGGCTGCCCTTCGGCGACATCACGCTGACCACCGAGGTGCACGACATGCTGGCGCGACATCCCGAGCCCGCCAACGTGATCGTCGGCGTCCGGCCGGAGTATCTCGAGGATGCCGCGTTGATCGACACCTACGCCAGGATCCGCGCGCTGACCTTCCCGGTGTCGGTGGACCTGGTCGAGTCGCTCGGGTCGGACAAGTACCTCCACTTCCGCACCGAGGGCGGGGGCGCACGGTCGGCCCAGCTCGCGGAGTTGGTCACGGAGTCCGGCACGAGTGAGAATCAGTTCGTGGCAAGGGTTCCGGCGGAGTCGAAGGTGCTGGCGGGGCAGACCGCCGAGTTGGCGTTCGACACCTCCAAGCTGACGCTCTTCGATGCGGATACGGGTGCCAACCTGTCGATCCCGCCTGCCCCGTGA
- a CDS encoding suppressor of fused domain protein, whose product MTDVLDEVRARLREHFDRIGASGEPAVASVTFLGADSIDVLRFGPDTDRAYHHVSLGCSRYPMLDPTAMVVDSLNGPRAEVVVSLWGPTPAGLARSIAIVAATPAVEGLVLVPDALVDLETPLWEAAPFTAVLLGPSGIDDVELPAPHDPVTLLSATPITPTEAAWVRLKGAEAMREAWRTDGVDVRDPRRRAASPT is encoded by the coding sequence GTGACCGACGTCCTCGACGAGGTCCGCGCACGACTGCGCGAGCACTTCGACCGGATCGGCGCCAGCGGTGAGCCCGCCGTCGCCAGCGTGACGTTCCTCGGTGCCGACTCCATCGACGTCCTGCGCTTCGGGCCGGATACCGACCGCGCGTATCACCATGTGTCGCTGGGCTGTTCGCGGTATCCGATGCTCGATCCGACTGCGATGGTCGTCGACTCGCTCAATGGTCCGCGAGCCGAGGTCGTGGTCTCGCTGTGGGGGCCGACGCCGGCGGGCCTGGCGCGGTCGATCGCGATCGTCGCGGCAACCCCCGCGGTCGAGGGTCTGGTGCTGGTGCCCGACGCGCTCGTCGACCTCGAGACGCCGTTGTGGGAGGCCGCACCGTTCACGGCGGTGTTGTTGGGCCCCAGCGGTATCGACGACGTCGAGCTGCCCGCGCCCCATGATCCGGTCACGCTGCTGTCGGCGACGCCGATCACCCCGACGGAGGCGGCATGGGTGCGCCTCAAGGGTGCCGAAGCCATGCGGGAGGCGTGGCGCACCGACGGTGTCGACGTGCGTGATCCGCGACGGCGGGCGGCCAGCCCCACCTGA